Proteins from a genomic interval of Lycium ferocissimum isolate CSIRO_LF1 chromosome 2, AGI_CSIRO_Lferr_CH_V1, whole genome shotgun sequence:
- the LOC132033006 gene encoding uncharacterized protein LOC132033006: protein MGKASVIIYITVAVLLLCLISQSPSSNKAKRTHHGHRRLKLRSNFTFDPSHSHSHERIPFDPLVAKIERQREDKEWEKQYIDSHHPELVHEHAPAQESQPEWEDFMDAEDYLNDEDKFNVTDRLVLLFPKIDVDPSDGFVSEHELTEWNLEQSRKEVLHRTQRDMEVHDKNHDGFVSFHEYEPPSWVRNSDNSSFGYDMGWWKEDHFNASDIDGDGLLNITEFNDFLHPADTSNPKLLHWLCKEEIRERDSDKDGKVNFKEFFHGLFDLVRNYDEESHDTSHHSEDSQDSPARKLFAELDKDGDGYLSDTELLPIIGKLHPSERYYAKQQADYIIQQADADKDGRLTLKEMIDSPYVFYSAIFNEDDEDYESHDEFR, encoded by the exons ATGGGCAAAGCTTCAGTGATTATCTACATTACAGTTGCTGTACTCCTCCTATGCCTCATCTCCCAGTCTCCTTCTTCCAACAAAGCTAAGCGGACCCACCATGGTCATCGCCGACTCAAACTACGCTCCAACTTCACTTTTGACCCTTCACATTCACATTCACATGAACGCATTCCCTTTGACCCATTAGTTGCTAAAATAGAGCGCCAACGTGAGGATAAAGAATGGGAGAAGCAATACATTGACAGCCATCATCCTGAATTAGTACATGAACATGCTCCTGCTCAAGAATCACAGCCTGAATGGGAAGACTTTATGGATGCTGAAGATTATTTGAATGATGAAGATAAGTTCAATGTGACTGATAGGCTTGTATTGTTGTTCCCGAAGATTGATGTGGATCCATCTGATGGTTTTGTGAGTGAGCATGAGTTGACTGAGTGGAATCTAGAGCAGAGTAGGAAGGAGGTCTTGCATAGGACTCAAAGAGATATGGAAGTTCATGACAAGAATCATGATGGTTTTGTCTCTTTCCATGAATATGAGCCTCCCAGTTGGGTTCGCAATTCAG ATAATAGTTCTTTTGGATATGATATGGGCTGGTGGAAAGAAGATCATTTTAATGCATCAGATATAGATGGAGATGGGCTTCTAAACATTACTGAGTTCAATGA TTTTCTACATCCCGCTGATACCAGCAATCCCAAACTACTCCACTGGCTGTGCAAGGAGGAAATAAG GGAGAGAGACAGTGACAAAGATGGTAAGGTTAACTTCAAAGAGTTCTTTCACGGGCTGTTTGACTTAGTAAGAAACTATGACGAGGAGAGTCATGATACTTCTCATCATTCTGAGGATTCACAAGACTCTCCAGCTAGAAAGTTGTTTGCTGAGCTTGATAAAGATGGGGATGG ATATTTGTCAGACACTGAATTGCTACCTATAATTGGAAAGCTTCATCCATCAGAGCGTTACTATGCCAAACAACAGGCGGATTACATCATACAGCAG GCTGATGCAGATAAAGATGGAAGGCTTACTCTGAAAGAGATGATTGATAGCCCATATGTGTTCTATAGTGCAATATTCAACGAGGATGATGAAGACTATGAATCCCATGATGAGTTCCGCTAG